A genomic window from Triticum urartu cultivar G1812 chromosome 7, Tu2.1, whole genome shotgun sequence includes:
- the LOC125521358 gene encoding BTB/POZ and MATH domain-containing protein 2-like isoform X2, whose product MDFATADSTCIFAVTNYSFIKETGLGNFLRSHAFQVGGYDWSVRFYPQGINAESQNHISILGELMSENAEVSAIFCYRLISPGGQCTEWTQTGVLNLSSAEGKYRMGGWEKVTGKTLLEAEYVEFDRFLIEFSITVMKDPLVTCSDLLSPQVKLPPPELSTDFADLLESKEWADVTFCVQGEAFPAHRVVLAARSQVFRAQLCGPMMEKDGSSVIVEDMLPDVFRALIHFVYTDCLVLPFDGFDDEDRKEIVRHLLEAVDRYAIEKLKLICEATLCSCLDVQTVATTYALADQHQCNDLKQACLKFMASPTILGEVMASQDYENLKRKSSSTALEILESVCKLPKI is encoded by the coding sequence ATGGACTTCGCAACTGCAGACTCGACCTGCATCTTCGCGGTTACTAACTATAGTTTCATCAAGGAAACTGGATTGGGCAATTTTCTAAGGTCCCATGCCTTCCAAGTTGGTGGGTATGACTGGTCAGTTAGATTCTACCCACAAGGAATCAATGCTGAAAGCCAAAACCACATCTCTATTCTTGGTGAGCTTATGAGCGAAAATGCAGAAGTCAGTGCAATATTTTGCTATCGTTTGATCTCCCCAGGAGGACAATGCACAGAGTGGACTCAAACCGGAGTGTTAAACTTATCTAGTGCAGAAGGAAAATATAGGATGGGAGGGTGGGAGAAGGTCACGGGGAAAACTTTGCTTGAAGCAGAATATGTGGAATTTGACCGCTTCTTGATTGAATTTTCCATCACTGTTATGAAAGATCCACTGGTGACTTGCAGTGACTTATTATCACCCCAAGTGAAGCTGCCACCACCAGAACTGTCAACTGATTTTGCAGATCTTCTAGAGTCAAAAGAATGGGCGGACGTGACCTTCTGCGTCCAAGGTGAAGCATTTCCTGCACATAGGGTAGTGCTCGCGGCAAGGTCACAGGTGTTTAGGGCGCAGCTCTGTGGACCAATGATGGAGAAAGACGGGTCATCCGTAATCGTGGAAGATATGTTACCTGACGTTTTTAGGGCTCTCATACATTTTGTGTACACAGACTGCTTGGTGCTTCCTTTCGACGGTTTTGATGACGAGGACAGAAAAGAGATTGTACGCCACTTACTCGAGGCTGTGGATCGCTACGCAATTGAAAAGTTGAAGCTCATATGTGAGGCTACTCTTTGCAGCTGTCTTGATGTACAAACAGTGGCAACTACATATGCGCTAGCTGATCAACATCAGTGTAATGATCTCAAACAGGCTTGCCTCAAATTTATGGCATCTCCAACAATACTTGGTGAAGTAATGGCGAGCCAAGACTATGAAAACCTCAAGAGAAAGAGTTCTAGTACAGCATTGGAGATTTTAGAGAGCGTTTGTAAGCTCCCAAAGATCTAG
- the LOC125521358 gene encoding BTB/POZ and MATH domain-containing protein 2-like isoform X1, whose product MLPCDATLVCCGKALVLHMDFATADSTCIFAVTNYSFIKETGLGNFLRSHAFQVGGYDWSVRFYPQGINAESQNHISILGELMSENAEVSAIFCYRLISPGGQCTEWTQTGVLNLSSAEGKYRMGGWEKVTGKTLLEAEYVEFDRFLIEFSITVMKDPLVTCSDLLSPQVKLPPPELSTDFADLLESKEWADVTFCVQGEAFPAHRVVLAARSQVFRAQLCGPMMEKDGSSVIVEDMLPDVFRALIHFVYTDCLVLPFDGFDDEDRKEIVRHLLEAVDRYAIEKLKLICEATLCSCLDVQTVATTYALADQHQCNDLKQACLKFMASPTILGEVMASQDYENLKRKSSSTALEILESVCKLPKI is encoded by the exons ATGCTACCCTGTGATGCAACTCTTGTTTGCTGCGGGAAG GCACTTGTATTGCACATGGACTTCGCAACTGCAGACTCGACCTGCATCTTCGCGGTTACTAACTATAGTTTCATCAAGGAAACTGGATTGGGCAATTTTCTAAGGTCCCATGCCTTCCAAGTTGGTGGGTATGACTGGTCAGTTAGATTCTACCCACAAGGAATCAATGCTGAAAGCCAAAACCACATCTCTATTCTTGGTGAGCTTATGAGCGAAAATGCAGAAGTCAGTGCAATATTTTGCTATCGTTTGATCTCCCCAGGAGGACAATGCACAGAGTGGACTCAAACCGGAGTGTTAAACTTATCTAGTGCAGAAGGAAAATATAGGATGGGAGGGTGGGAGAAGGTCACGGGGAAAACTTTGCTTGAAGCAGAATATGTGGAATTTGACCGCTTCTTGATTGAATTTTCCATCACTGTTATGAAAGATCCACTGGTGACTTGCAGTGACTTATTATCACCCCAAGTGAAGCTGCCACCACCAGAACTGTCAACTGATTTTGCAGATCTTCTAGAGTCAAAAGAATGGGCGGACGTGACCTTCTGCGTCCAAGGTGAAGCATTTCCTGCACATAGGGTAGTGCTCGCGGCAAGGTCACAGGTGTTTAGGGCGCAGCTCTGTGGACCAATGATGGAGAAAGACGGGTCATCCGTAATCGTGGAAGATATGTTACCTGACGTTTTTAGGGCTCTCATACATTTTGTGTACACAGACTGCTTGGTGCTTCCTTTCGACGGTTTTGATGACGAGGACAGAAAAGAGATTGTACGCCACTTACTCGAGGCTGTGGATCGCTACGCAATTGAAAAGTTGAAGCTCATATGTGAGGCTACTCTTTGCAGCTGTCTTGATGTACAAACAGTGGCAACTACATATGCGCTAGCTGATCAACATCAGTGTAATGATCTCAAACAGGCTTGCCTCAAATTTATGGCATCTCCAACAATACTTGGTGAAGTAATGGCGAGCCAAGACTATGAAAACCTCAAGAGAAAGAGTTCTAGTACAGCATTGGAGATTTTAGAGAGCGTTTGTAAGCTCCCAAAGATCTAG